Proteins from a single region of Trichocoleus desertorum ATA4-8-CV12:
- the trxA gene encoding thioredoxin translates to MSDHYQSIKLTDTNFESEVLASSVPVLVDFWAPWCGPCRMLSPIVEEVAADFEGQAKVAKLNVDDYEQLATQYNISAIPTLILFQDGHAVDQVSGVVRKQVLADKLNALLHRDRTSHSAA, encoded by the coding sequence ATGTCAGATCATTATCAATCGATCAAGCTGACCGACACAAACTTTGAAAGCGAAGTGCTTGCTAGTTCCGTTCCGGTGTTGGTAGATTTTTGGGCTCCTTGGTGTGGGCCTTGCCGCATGCTCAGCCCCATCGTGGAAGAAGTAGCCGCAGACTTTGAGGGGCAGGCAAAGGTGGCCAAGCTCAATGTGGACGATTACGAGCAGCTTGCCACGCAATACAACATCAGTGCTATCCCTACCCTCATTCTGTTCCAAGATGGTCATGCGGTTGACCAGGTGAGTGGAGTGGTTCGCAAGCAAGTCTTGGCAGATAAGCTCAACGCTTTGTTACACCGCGATCGCACCTCTCATTCCGCTGCCTAA
- a CDS encoding metalloregulator ArsR/SmtB family transcription factor — translation MLNSNLDSSLSSVALLKLDSEQRAKIFAALSDPTRLRIVELLAQSQEMSGSELANYLEISLALFCHHSKTLVDCGLVQVRKEGQTKYSSLNRCLLANCLASIKGLSDANSSN, via the coding sequence ATGCTCAACTCCAATCTCGATTCCTCCCTCAGCTCTGTTGCCTTGCTGAAATTAGACTCGGAACAACGCGCTAAAATCTTTGCGGCCCTTAGCGATCCCACCCGCTTACGGATTGTAGAATTGCTAGCCCAGTCCCAAGAAATGAGCGGCTCAGAACTCGCCAACTACCTAGAAATTAGCTTGGCGTTGTTCTGCCACCACTCCAAAACTCTGGTTGATTGCGGCCTCGTTCAAGTTAGAAAAGAAGGACAAACCAAATACAGCTCGCTCAATCGCTGCCTACTCGCCAACTGTTTAGCCAGCATCAAGGGGCTGTCTGATGCCAACAGCTCTAACTAA
- a CDS encoding DMT family protein, with protein sequence MLKPVLLLLVSNIFMTFAWYGHLKDLKAAPLWSAIVASWAIAFFEYCFQVPANRIGVTYFNLPQLKVLQEIITMLVFAGFSVAYMKVPLTRNYFLAAMLLAGAAYLIFSEKPR encoded by the coding sequence ATGCTCAAACCAGTCCTGCTTTTACTGGTCTCCAATATCTTTATGACCTTCGCTTGGTATGGCCATTTGAAAGATCTCAAAGCGGCTCCGCTTTGGAGCGCGATTGTTGCTAGCTGGGCGATCGCTTTCTTTGAGTACTGTTTCCAGGTGCCAGCCAATCGCATCGGTGTAACCTATTTCAATCTGCCGCAGCTCAAGGTGTTGCAAGAAATTATCACGATGCTGGTGTTTGCAGGTTTCAGTGTGGCTTATATGAAGGTGCCTTTGACCCGCAACTATTTCCTCGCCGCCATGCTCCTCGCAGGTGCAGCCTACCTCATCTTCAGCGAAAAACCACGATGA
- a CDS encoding Uma2 family endonuclease, whose amino-acid sequence MIQAQEQRYYSSEEYLDLETTSEERHEYIDGAIVPVTGGSPNHNQIALNLSGALNFALKRQPYRVFVTDQRLWIPKKRIHTYPDVMVVSGTLEFAEGRRDTITNPVMIAEVLSKSTQNYDRVEKFAAYRTIPNFQEYILVDQYTMHIEHYSKTEPQKWIFSEYDSEDEVLAIASVPFQISLADLYDKVEFETNLDT is encoded by the coding sequence ATGATTCAGGCACAAGAGCAACGCTACTACTCATCTGAAGAATACTTAGATCTGGAAACTACTTCAGAGGAACGCCATGAATATATTGATGGAGCGATTGTTCCTGTGACTGGAGGCTCACCGAATCACAACCAAATTGCTCTCAACCTGAGTGGTGCTTTGAACTTTGCCTTGAAGCGGCAACCTTATCGCGTTTTTGTCACCGATCAACGACTGTGGATTCCTAAAAAACGGATTCATACCTATCCTGATGTCATGGTCGTTTCAGGAACTCTAGAGTTTGCTGAAGGACGGAGAGATACGATTACCAATCCCGTCATGATTGCAGAGGTACTATCAAAGTCCACGCAAAACTACGACAGAGTTGAAAAGTTTGCTGCATATCGCACTATTCCTAATTTTCAGGAATATATTTTAGTGGATCAGTACACAATGCACATTGAGCATTACTCAAAAACTGAGCCGCAAAAGTGGATTTTCTCTGAGTACGACAGCGAAGACGAAGTATTAGCGATCGCTTCTGTGCCTTTTCAAATCTCTCTGGCAGATCTCTACGACAAAGTAGAGTTTGAGACAAATTTGGATACCTGA
- the tnpA gene encoding IS200/IS605 family transposase — protein sequence MAQKYRNCQTTVSLLNYHFVWIVRRRRPILEGVLDQRLKELIVQAASTIDCEILDLETDKDHVHLFINCLPTLAPNQIIQRIKGFTSHELRQEFPWLKTKLPSLWTRSYFVSTAGRVSGDTIRRYIDSQPSR from the coding sequence GTGGCTCAGAAGTACAGAAATTGCCAGACAACCGTGAGCTTATTGAATTACCACTTTGTCTGGATCGTCCGCAGAAGGCGACCTATCTTAGAAGGCGTTCTAGACCAGCGCTTAAAAGAATTGATAGTTCAGGCTGCCAGTACAATCGATTGCGAAATTCTTGACTTAGAAACTGACAAAGACCACGTTCACCTATTCATTAATTGCTTGCCAACCCTGGCTCCAAATCAAATCATTCAGCGCATCAAGGGGTTTACTTCTCATGAACTGAGGCAAGAGTTTCCTTGGCTAAAAACCAAGCTACCTAGCCTTTGGACTCGTAGTTATTTTGTTTCTACGGCGGGTCGTGTTTCTGGGGATACTATTCGTCGATACATTGATTCTCAGCCCTCAAGATAG
- a CDS encoding transposase: protein MKTLKFKLYQHQRNRHLKRTINAAGVIYNHCIALHKRYYRMWSKHLSCAKLQSHIAKLRKRKPFWQLVGSQAVQDVCQRIEKAYQLFFKHHKKGVRPPGFKRVRRYKSFTLKQAGYKFLSGNRVKIGERVYQYWNSREVEGKVKTLTIKRTALGELFMVVVVETESELEAKSEPSRIAGFDFGLKSFLTGSEGFSIESPQFFKQSLAAIQKASRHHSRKCKGSHGREKARLNLVRKHEDIANRRRDWFWKLAHKLTEQFDVLYFETLNLKGMQRLWGRKVSDLGFREFLQILKWVATKKGKHVAYIDRWFSSSKACSKCGHVLESLELSTRQWRCPSCQSVNDRDGNAAVNIKKVGISTLGLGDVSQAEPAISA, encoded by the coding sequence ATGAAGACATTGAAGTTTAAGCTCTATCAGCACCAGCGAAACCGCCATCTAAAGCGGACGATTAATGCTGCTGGGGTGATCTACAACCACTGCATTGCTCTCCACAAACGCTACTACCGGATGTGGAGTAAGCACTTGAGTTGTGCAAAACTTCAATCTCATATCGCTAAACTACGGAAGCGCAAACCGTTCTGGCAATTGGTTGGCTCTCAAGCTGTGCAGGATGTGTGCCAACGCATTGAGAAAGCATATCAACTGTTCTTTAAGCATCACAAAAAAGGAGTCAGGCCACCTGGTTTTAAGAGAGTGAGACGATACAAGTCGTTCACCCTTAAGCAAGCTGGCTACAAATTCCTGAGTGGCAATCGCGTCAAGATTGGAGAGCGGGTCTATCAATACTGGAACTCCAGAGAGGTCGAGGGCAAAGTCAAGACTCTGACCATCAAGCGCACTGCGTTAGGGGAGTTGTTTATGGTGGTTGTGGTTGAGACTGAATCTGAGCTAGAAGCCAAGTCCGAGCCGAGTAGAATCGCTGGATTTGACTTCGGGCTGAAGTCGTTTCTCACTGGCTCTGAAGGCTTCAGTATTGAGTCTCCGCAGTTCTTCAAGCAGTCACTTGCTGCCATCCAAAAAGCCAGTCGTCACCATTCCCGTAAATGCAAAGGCTCTCACGGTCGCGAAAAGGCTCGGTTGAACCTCGTTCGCAAGCATGAGGACATTGCCAATCGCAGACGGGACTGGTTCTGGAAGTTGGCGCACAAGCTGACTGAACAATTCGATGTGCTGTACTTCGAGACACTGAACCTGAAGGGAATGCAGCGTCTCTGGGGTCGCAAGGTGAGTGATTTAGGATTCCGTGAGTTTCTGCAAATTCTCAAATGGGTCGCCACCAAAAAAGGCAAGCACGTCGCCTACATCGACCGCTGGTTCTCCAGTTCTAAGGCTTGCTCAAAATGTGGGCACGTTTTGGAATCTCTGGAACTCTCCACAAGACAATGGCGTTGCCCTTCGTGCCAGTCAGTAAATGACCGGGATGGCAACGCCGCTGTGAATATCAAAAAGGTTGGGATCTCAACCTTGGGATTAGGGGATGTCAGTCAGGCTGAGCCTGCAATCTCTGCTTGA
- a CDS encoding ROK family protein — translation MRTLAVDIGGSGVKVMVLDETGHALTERSRVETPQPPIPDAVIAAIAQLTESQGEFDRVSVGFPGVVRNGVTATAVNLDPSWIGFDLATGLSQRLNKPVRVINDADMQGMGAIAGKGVELVITLGTGFGSALFVNGQLVPNLEMGHHEFRNEETYEQQLGREALDRVGKKKWNRRLEKAIASLEHLFNYDVLYIGGGNTDKIAFELPANAKIVPNVTGLFGGIALWRDVSDKLP, via the coding sequence ATGCGAACGCTAGCAGTAGACATTGGCGGCAGTGGTGTAAAGGTGATGGTGTTGGATGAGACAGGCCATGCGCTAACCGAGCGATCGCGCGTGGAAACGCCTCAACCTCCGATCCCAGATGCCGTAATTGCGGCGATCGCCCAGTTGACCGAGAGCCAAGGTGAGTTCGATCGCGTTTCTGTGGGCTTCCCTGGTGTGGTGCGCAATGGGGTGACGGCAACGGCTGTGAATCTTGACCCTAGCTGGATTGGTTTTGATTTAGCGACTGGGTTATCTCAACGGTTAAATAAACCCGTGCGGGTAATCAATGATGCGGATATGCAAGGCATGGGCGCGATCGCAGGTAAAGGGGTAGAACTGGTGATCACGTTGGGGACTGGCTTTGGCTCGGCTCTGTTTGTCAATGGTCAACTGGTGCCCAATTTGGAGATGGGACATCATGAGTTCCGTAATGAGGAAACCTACGAGCAACAGTTAGGCCGAGAAGCCCTCGATCGCGTGGGTAAGAAAAAGTGGAACCGTCGCTTGGAGAAGGCGATCGCGTCTTTGGAGCATTTGTTTAACTACGATGTTCTCTACATCGGCGGCGGCAACACTGACAAAATCGCTTTTGAATTACCCGCCAATGCCAAAATTGTCCCCAATGTCACTGGTCTATTTGGTGGCATTGCTTTGTGGCGTGATGTGTCTGATAAACTGCCCTAA
- a CDS encoding branched-chain amino acid transaminase, producing MHNFLPIAYFRNQFVPFGEANLSIATHALHYGTGAFGGLRGIPDPQNDQQFLLFRLDAHCKRLSSSARFLHYDLPADKIQQILVDFVKKNRPTTSFYIRPFVYTSDLGIAPRLHNIEKDFFVYGLELGDYLSPEGVSCRISSWYRQEDRSLPLRGKISGAYITSSLAKTEAVESGFDEAILMNSQGKVSEASGMNIFVVRNGKIITPGFDQDILEGITRDSILTVARDLGIEVVERSLDKSELFAADEVFLSGTAAKITPVKRVENYHLSTERPITEKLRDKLTAITENRDPNYQDWVFPISV from the coding sequence ATGCATAACTTTCTGCCCATCGCTTACTTTAGAAACCAGTTTGTGCCCTTTGGGGAAGCCAACCTTTCGATCGCAACTCACGCCCTACATTACGGAACTGGTGCGTTTGGTGGCTTAAGAGGCATTCCTGATCCTCAGAACGATCAGCAGTTCTTGTTGTTCCGCTTGGATGCTCACTGCAAAAGATTAAGTAGTAGTGCTAGGTTTCTGCATTACGATTTGCCAGCCGATAAAATCCAGCAAATTCTAGTTGACTTTGTTAAAAAAAATAGACCAACTACTTCCTTTTATATTCGTCCCTTTGTTTATACTTCTGACTTAGGTATTGCTCCTAGACTGCACAATATTGAAAAAGACTTTTTTGTTTATGGCTTAGAGTTGGGAGATTACTTATCTCCTGAAGGCGTCAGCTGTCGGATTAGCTCTTGGTATCGTCAAGAAGACCGTAGCTTACCCCTACGTGGCAAGATTAGCGGTGCCTACATCACTTCTTCTCTGGCGAAAACTGAAGCCGTGGAATCGGGCTTTGATGAAGCGATTTTGATGAATTCTCAAGGCAAAGTCAGTGAAGCTTCAGGCATGAATATCTTTGTGGTGAGAAATGGCAAAATTATCACCCCAGGATTTGACCAAGATATTTTGGAAGGCATCACCAGAGACAGCATTTTAACCGTTGCCCGTGATTTAGGGATTGAAGTCGTTGAGCGATCGCTTGATAAATCGGAGTTGTTTGCTGCCGATGAAGTATTCCTCAGTGGTACTGCGGCTAAAATTACTCCTGTCAAACGAGTCGAAAATTATCACTTATCTACTGAACGACCCATCACGGAAAAACTCAGAGACAAACTAACTGCCATCACCGAAAATCGTGATCCAAACTATCAAGATTGGGTGTTTCCTATTTCTGTTTAG
- a CDS encoding DUF262 domain-containing protein, translated as MEASPARVIQYFNGEKQNLIPLFQRPYTWTENNWQALWDDLMVQYEVGDTGTHFMGAIVSVPARSTPVGVNKYLIIDGQQRLTTVSLLLCALRDCLDLNSASRIQEVYLTNRFRDLEDTLKFVPTQADRDVYRTIALDRQVPENSKDVRMAAAYHFFKNKLLKSTDLNDDRVDPVKVLTTLEQCLQVVMINLGDDDDPYLIFESLNFKGEPLTQADLVRNYLLMRFRHSISTGGEQERVYSKYWVPLESRLKSNLTEFLRHYTMKDGDDIKQGGIYAAIRTKLKTMDSTEAIEAEVQSMQRFGEFYAKFLSSAPEETAIIRDRLENIKEIKVTTSYPLLLRLFDARQTGALSDIELDKCLGLVESFVVRRSVCGVPTNPLNKLFIQLAKNFPDTEHEQWLLRTLSSPGGNRRFPKDAEFAAAFMNQPQYGRGTTRFILCRLEKSFNHKEVVDLSTATIEHVLPQTLNQAWKDELGEEPETVHNTLVNTFGNLTLTGYNSELGNLPFSEKKSKLDTTHIELNRWILQQTNWGRAEIQERAKNLLLTAIKIWVSPSDTTIDSNIVI; from the coding sequence ATGGAAGCCTCACCAGCCAGAGTTATTCAATATTTTAATGGGGAGAAACAGAATCTAATCCCCCTCTTTCAGCGTCCATATACTTGGACGGAGAACAATTGGCAGGCACTCTGGGATGATCTGATGGTGCAGTACGAAGTGGGCGACACTGGAACCCATTTCATGGGAGCGATTGTTTCTGTTCCGGCGCGTAGTACGCCTGTAGGAGTCAATAAATATCTCATCATTGATGGACAGCAGCGCCTCACAACCGTATCGCTGCTTCTTTGTGCCTTACGCGATTGTCTTGATCTAAATTCAGCTTCACGGATACAGGAAGTCTACCTAACCAATCGATTCCGTGATTTGGAAGACACCTTGAAGTTTGTACCAACACAGGCAGACCGAGATGTGTATCGTACCATTGCTCTTGACCGTCAGGTTCCAGAAAATAGTAAAGATGTTCGGATGGCTGCTGCCTATCATTTTTTTAAGAACAAATTGCTCAAGAGTACTGATCTTAACGATGATCGAGTCGATCCTGTCAAAGTATTAACCACTCTGGAGCAATGTCTCCAAGTCGTGATGATTAACTTGGGAGATGACGACGATCCGTATTTGATTTTTGAGAGTCTGAATTTTAAGGGCGAGCCACTTACCCAAGCTGACTTAGTGAGAAATTATTTATTAATGCGTTTCCGTCATTCAATTTCTACTGGCGGAGAGCAGGAGCGAGTTTACTCAAAATATTGGGTTCCGCTTGAGAGTCGGCTTAAGTCCAACCTTACCGAATTTCTTCGCCACTATACGATGAAAGATGGGGATGATATCAAGCAAGGTGGCATTTACGCAGCGATTAGGACAAAATTGAAAACTATGGACTCAACGGAAGCAATTGAAGCGGAAGTTCAGTCAATGCAAAGATTTGGAGAGTTTTATGCTAAATTCCTCTCCTCGGCTCCAGAAGAAACAGCAATCATTCGCGATCGTTTAGAGAACATTAAAGAAATTAAAGTAACGACCTCTTACCCGCTCTTACTCCGCCTGTTTGATGCTCGTCAGACTGGGGCTCTTAGCGACATCGAATTAGATAAATGCCTTGGCTTAGTTGAGTCATTTGTAGTCCGGCGATCTGTTTGCGGAGTACCCACTAACCCATTAAACAAACTGTTTATTCAGTTAGCCAAAAATTTTCCCGACACAGAGCACGAGCAGTGGTTGCTCCGTACCTTGTCATCCCCTGGCGGCAATCGTCGTTTTCCTAAAGATGCTGAGTTTGCCGCAGCCTTTATGAATCAACCACAATATGGACGTGGAACCACTCGGTTCATCCTCTGTCGTCTTGAAAAATCTTTTAACCACAAAGAGGTTGTGGATCTTTCGACGGCAACAATAGAGCATGTTCTGCCTCAAACGCTTAATCAGGCATGGAAAGATGAGCTGGGTGAAGAGCCGGAGACAGTTCATAACACTTTGGTGAATACGTTCGGCAATTTGACTCTGACTGGTTACAACTCAGAGTTAGGAAACCTTCCATTTTCAGAAAAGAAATCCAAACTCGATACCACGCATATTGAGCTAAACCGCTGGATTCTCCAGCAAACAAATTGGGGTAGAGCAGAAATCCAGGAACGAGCAAAGAATTTGCTGCTTACAGCCATTAAGATTTGGGTGTCTCCTTCAGACACAACTATTGATTCAAACATTGTCATATAG
- a CDS encoding glycosyltransferase — protein sequence MKALFHSRWLHPCLLWGWILLGAALRFNHLASKSLWTDEVSTLVYSLGHSYRTVPLDQVITIRSLLEPLQPDPTLGADAVLHYLISEDTHPPLYFVLAHWWMQLFPLNNGLVSAWAARSLPALLGVASIPAMFGLGWLAFGSRLAGQLAAMMMAVSPYGLFLAQEARHYSLSVLWVIASLSCFIAANQCLRDRRRLPIWLGLSWVVINSLGIATHYFFSLTLFAEAFVLLGQAISHNRQDPGAGLRPYWRRIYAVAAGTMVGGLIWLPVLQSVYSSELTEWIRTSDRWNLMAWINPIFQALAAWITMLSLLPVEAEQLPIVIASGVIMIIYFIWAIPLLYRGLKAQWQSLEAGMGTQTLVGFVLGAIALLFGITYGLGNDLTRGARYNFMYFPAIMALVGVSLAAIWNSDSSSATTTDSFSPPQWQRLWLPFKKYGKPAILVVLLMGVFSGLTVTNNLGYRKYYRPDLLAPVIQATSQVPTLIATTHNTLVQTGELMGLAWEFWHAGGSATSANGSPQFLLAHQTCNPKQTTCEQSAQVLQQNLATLPRPFDLWLVNFYTNPESALITFLQAQGCAAAPKLNSGVNGYSYQLYHCLK from the coding sequence TTGAAGGCTCTCTTCCATAGTCGTTGGTTGCATCCTTGTTTGTTGTGGGGATGGATCTTGCTGGGGGCGGCCCTACGCTTTAACCACTTAGCTTCTAAGTCATTGTGGACGGATGAAGTTTCCACATTGGTCTATAGCTTGGGCCATAGCTATCGCACCGTCCCCCTCGATCAAGTCATTACCATCCGTAGTCTTCTAGAGCCGCTTCAGCCTGATCCAACTTTGGGCGCTGATGCCGTCCTGCATTATCTGATCAGCGAAGACACCCATCCACCTTTATATTTTGTCTTGGCTCATTGGTGGATGCAGCTATTTCCGCTCAACAATGGTTTAGTTTCGGCGTGGGCAGCGCGATCGCTACCTGCTTTATTGGGGGTTGCTTCCATTCCAGCGATGTTTGGGTTGGGTTGGCTCGCTTTTGGTTCCCGTTTGGCTGGGCAATTGGCGGCCATGATGATGGCGGTATCTCCCTATGGCCTTTTTCTGGCGCAAGAGGCACGACACTATAGTTTGTCTGTTTTGTGGGTGATTGCGTCGCTCAGTTGTTTCATCGCAGCGAACCAATGCCTCCGCGATCGCCGTCGTTTACCGATTTGGCTTGGCTTGAGTTGGGTCGTAATCAACAGTTTGGGCATTGCCACGCACTATTTTTTCAGTCTGACGCTATTTGCCGAAGCTTTTGTGCTCCTTGGGCAAGCCATCAGCCACAATCGCCAAGACCCAGGCGCTGGGTTGCGACCTTACTGGCGGCGTATCTATGCAGTGGCTGCTGGCACAATGGTGGGCGGCCTAATTTGGCTTCCCGTCTTGCAATCCGTTTACAGCAGCGAACTCACCGAGTGGATTAGAACGAGCGATCGCTGGAATCTCATGGCTTGGATTAACCCCATTTTTCAAGCCTTAGCTGCCTGGATCACGATGCTGTCTCTCTTACCCGTGGAAGCTGAGCAGTTACCCATTGTGATCGCTTCTGGGGTAATCATGATTATTTACTTCATTTGGGCCATCCCCCTGTTGTACCGAGGTCTGAAAGCTCAATGGCAAAGTCTGGAAGCTGGCATGGGTACGCAAACGCTAGTAGGATTTGTGCTGGGGGCGATCGCACTACTATTTGGCATTACTTACGGCTTGGGCAACGATTTGACCCGTGGAGCCAGGTACAACTTTATGTATTTTCCAGCGATTATGGCTCTGGTCGGCGTAAGTCTAGCAGCCATCTGGAACTCAGATTCCTCTAGTGCCACAACCACAGATAGTTTCTCACCACCGCAATGGCAGCGCCTCTGGCTACCGTTCAAAAAATATGGCAAACCAGCCATTTTGGTCGTGTTGCTGATGGGAGTCTTCAGCGGTTTAACCGTTACTAATAACTTGGGCTATCGCAAGTACTATCGCCCTGATCTGCTAGCACCCGTGATTCAAGCAACCTCACAGGTGCCGACGCTGATCGCCACGACGCACAACACCCTTGTGCAAACGGGAGAGTTAATGGGGCTGGCTTGGGAATTTTGGCATGCTGGCGGATCGGCCACTTCAGCCAATGGCTCCCCTCAGTTCTTGCTGGCACACCAGACTTGTAATCCTAAACAAACCACCTGCGAGCAATCAGCTCAAGTTCTCCAGCAAAACTTGGCTACTCTCCCCAGGCCATTTGATTTGTGGCTCGTTAATTTCTATACGAATCCAGAATCAGCACTAATCACTTTCCTTCAAGCCCAAGGCTGTGCGGCTGCTCCAAAACTTAATTCAGGCGTAAATGGCTACAGTTATCAGCTCTACCATTGCTTGAAGTAA
- a CDS encoding cation:proton antiporter, which produces MQSPILTFTILLTVILIVPSLFERLRLPGLVGLLIAGVVLGQSGLHWLDHESETMQLLSGIGKVYLMFVAGLEIDLKQFRKTRDRSLGFGFFTFIVPLVTGIALGRLFGFGWNASLLIGSLLASHTLLAYPIVSRLGVVGNESVMVTIGATIITDTAALLVLAVCVGIHTGAFTASGFATLLIGVALYSVVVLVGLDWAGREFFRRSGDAEGNQFLFILLALFLASVGAQVIGIEQIVGAFLAGLAVNDVLGNSPVKEKVEFVGGVLFIPCFFIDMGLLINLPAFLKTLSALWFTLALVSALIGSKFVAALLAKWAYRYNLPELMTMWSLSLPQVAATLAATLVGYQTVNAAGERLIGEGVLNSVIVLMVVTSVLGPLITARFAPQISTPSTDLDTVSASWLVDSPTPHNPEADTPFTVVVPTYNPRTQQFLIEMAAMLARHELGRIVPMAIVKAPVYMDHPRLESLLDRNHKRLQGAIALGQELNVETQATIRIDDDVAIGISRESREQNANLIVMGWSRTTGFRARLFGNVIDNVICSAHCPVAVTRLLMSPASIKNILVLVNDLTPATLRTIRLAQVLADTNQAVVTLFHVSNPQSSTAQSTKFSTRLSEVATSHSLKVGTITQTVQSSDIVGAVLEAAEAVDLVMLHTVRYRTAGGLAVSEVTTKIVQSLNCSLILLGEPQT; this is translated from the coding sequence ATGCAAAGTCCAATTCTTACGTTTACCATTCTGCTGACGGTTATTCTGATCGTGCCGTCCCTGTTTGAGCGGTTGCGTCTGCCTGGGCTAGTCGGTTTATTAATTGCTGGCGTGGTGCTGGGGCAGAGTGGGTTGCACTGGTTAGATCACGAATCTGAAACCATGCAACTGCTATCGGGCATTGGCAAAGTCTATTTGATGTTTGTGGCAGGTCTGGAAATTGATCTCAAACAGTTTCGCAAGACCCGCGATCGCTCTTTAGGATTTGGGTTCTTCACCTTTATCGTCCCACTGGTCACAGGCATTGCCCTCGGGCGGCTCTTTGGCTTTGGGTGGAATGCCTCTTTGCTCATAGGATCACTGTTGGCATCCCATACTCTATTGGCTTATCCGATTGTCAGCCGTTTAGGAGTCGTAGGGAATGAATCGGTTATGGTGACGATCGGAGCCACCATTATTACCGACACAGCAGCCCTGCTAGTTTTAGCCGTTTGTGTGGGAATTCATACAGGAGCCTTTACTGCATCTGGCTTTGCCACGCTATTGATTGGGGTAGCCCTCTATTCCGTGGTGGTTTTGGTGGGCTTAGACTGGGCAGGCAGGGAATTTTTTCGGCGTTCTGGGGATGCAGAAGGCAATCAGTTTTTATTCATTTTGCTGGCGCTGTTTTTAGCCTCTGTGGGCGCACAGGTAATTGGCATCGAGCAAATTGTTGGGGCATTTCTGGCAGGGCTGGCGGTCAATGATGTCTTGGGCAACAGCCCCGTGAAAGAAAAGGTGGAATTTGTCGGCGGCGTGTTGTTTATCCCCTGCTTCTTTATCGATATGGGGCTACTGATCAATCTACCCGCCTTTCTCAAAACCTTGAGTGCTCTTTGGTTCACCCTGGCTCTTGTGAGTGCGCTGATTGGCAGTAAGTTCGTCGCGGCCCTCTTAGCCAAATGGGCCTATCGCTACAATCTCCCAGAACTGATGACTATGTGGTCGTTATCTCTACCGCAAGTGGCTGCTACGTTGGCCGCTACGTTGGTAGGGTATCAAACGGTCAATGCCGCAGGAGAACGGCTGATTGGGGAAGGGGTGCTCAATAGTGTCATTGTGCTGATGGTGGTCACTTCTGTGTTAGGGCCGCTGATTACGGCGCGATTTGCTCCCCAGATCTCAACTCCGTCTACTGATCTCGATACGGTATCGGCGTCGTGGCTTGTAGATTCGCCAACTCCACACAACCCGGAAGCTGATACGCCCTTTACTGTGGTGGTTCCGACTTATAACCCCAGAACTCAGCAATTTCTGATTGAAATGGCAGCAATGTTAGCACGGCATGAGTTAGGGCGGATTGTGCCGATGGCGATCGTCAAAGCTCCTGTTTACATGGATCACCCTCGGTTAGAATCTCTCTTGGATCGCAATCATAAACGACTGCAAGGGGCGATCGCTCTAGGGCAAGAGCTGAACGTAGAAACTCAAGCGACGATTCGGATTGATGATGATGTGGCGATCGGCATTAGTCGAGAGAGCCGAGAACAAAATGCTAATTTAATTGTCATGGGCTGGTCTCGTACCACCGGATTTCGGGCGCGACTCTTTGGCAATGTGATTGATAATGTCATTTGTTCCGCTCACTGTCCGGTTGCTGTGACGCGGTTACTTATGAGTCCTGCCTCGATTAAAAACATTCTGGTGCTGGTCAACGATTTGACGCCTGCAACCTTACGCACCATTCGATTGGCTCAAGTTTTGGCTGACACAAACCAAGCTGTTGTCACCCTGTTCCATGTCAGTAATCCTCAGAGTTCGACTGCCCAATCCACTAAATTTTCCACACGACTATCCGAGGTCGCCACCAGCCATAGTTTGAAGGTTGGAACCATTACTCAAACTGTTCAGAGTAGTGATATCGTCGGAGCAGTGTTGGAAGCAGCGGAAGCGGTTGATTTAGTCATGCTGCATACGGTGCGCTACCGAACTGCCGGAGGATTAGCGGTGAGTGAGGTGACAACAAAAATTGTGCAATCTTTGAATTGTTCTCTGATCCTGTTGGGAGAGCCCCAAACGTGA